In a single window of the Lagenorhynchus albirostris chromosome 19, mLagAlb1.1, whole genome shotgun sequence genome:
- the NOL3 gene encoding nucleolar protein 3, protein MGNTQERPSETIDRERKRLVETLQSDSGLLLDALLARGVLTGPEYEALDALPDAERRVRRLLLLVQSKGEAACQELLSCAQRTVRAPDPAWDWQHVGTGYRERSYDPPCPGHWTPEAAGSGTACPWLPRASDCDEARGPEDSEAAQSGTLEETEPELEAETSEGAEPELEPQMDPEPEPGTEPKPDLEPEPDLEPEPDLEAGDESEDS, encoded by the exons ATGGGCAACACGCAGGAGAGGCCATCAGAGACGATCGATCGCGAGCGGAAACGCCTGGTAGAGACGCTGCAGTCGGACTCGGGGCTGCTGCTGGATGCGCTGCTGGCACGGGGCGTGCTCACCGGGCCCGAATACGAGGCGTTGGACGCGCTGCCTGATGCCGAGCGCAGGGTACGCCGCCTGCTGCTGCTGGTGCAAAGCAAGGGCGAAGCCGCCTGCCAGGAGctgctgagctgcgcccagcgaaCCGTGCGCGCGCCCGACCCCGCCTGGGACTGGCAGCACGTGGGCACGG GCTACCGAGAACGAAGCTACGACCCTCCATGCCCAGGCCACTGGACTCCTGAGGCAGCTGGCTCAGGGACCGCATGCCCCTGGCTGCCCAGAGCTTCAGATTGCGATGAGGCGCGGGGTCCTGAGGACTCGGAGGCAGCGCAATCCGGAACCCTCGAGGAAACTGAGCCAGAGCTAGAAGCTGAGACCTCTGAAGGGGCTGAGCCGGAGTTGGAACCCCAAATGGATCCTGAACCAGAGCCAGGGACGGAACCAAAGCCCGACCTGGAGCCGGAGCCCGACCTGGAGCCGGAGCCCGACCTAGAGGCTGGGGACGAATCTGAAG ATTCCTGA
- the MATCAP1 gene encoding microtubule-associated tyrosine carboxypeptidase 1 encodes MVLDSGAQVYEQAPPSPPSSPSSLGHRLRPSDRDGTALYPWPRSLALPLALSVRSALRPRPEPQPFSELHLGHRGHMRRSESTYTVNSIGRRGGSTQGRAPPGQGRDPGGGTLRPAASLPHIAKTRKGAGRGASKSPCMLVALRPTNMDRERDKFFQSHYTYNPQFEYQEPMPTAVLGKYSEASGQFLHQAVGIIEAVLEKFGTYERFEAATGGQLLTKCQIWSIVRKYMQKEGCAGEVVVQLSEDLLSQAVMMVENSRPTLAINLTGARQYWLEGMLRHEIGTHYLRGVNNARQPWHSAEGRLQYGLRPANPTEEGLASLHSVLFRKQPFLWRAALLYYTIHRAAHMSFRQLFQDLARYVQDADVRWEYCVRAKRGQTDTSLPGCFSKDQVYLDGIVRILRHRQTIDFPLLTSLGKVSYEDVDHLRPHGVLDKTRVPHFMQDLARYRQQLEHIMTTNRLDEAELGRLLPDD; translated from the exons GCCATCCAGTCCCTCATCCTTGGGCCACAGGCTGAGGCCCTCAGACCGAGATGGGACAGCACTGTACCCCTGGCCTCGGTCCCTGGCCTTGCCCCTGGCTCTCTCAGTCCGCTCAGCCCTGCGGCCCCGGCCTGAGCCGCAGCCCTTCTCAGAGCTGCACTTGGGCCACCGTGGCCACATGCGTCGCAGTGAGAGCACCTACACCGTAAACAGTATTGGCCGGCGGGGGGGCAGCACCCAGGGTCGGGCGCCACCTGGACAGGGACGGGACCCAGGTGGGGGCACCCTGCGGCCTGCGGCCTCCCTGCCTCACATTGCTAAGACTCGCAAGGGTGCAGGCCGTGGTgccagcaagagcccctgcatgTTGGTGGCCCTGCGGCCAACCAACATGGACCGTGAGCGGGACAAGTTCTTCCAGTCCCATTACACCTACAACCCACAGTTCGAGTATCAGGAGCCCATGCCTACGGCTGTGCTGGGGAAGTACAGTGAGGCCTCTGGACAGTTCCTCCATCAG GCGGTTGGCATCATTGAGGCTGTCCTGGAGAAGTTTGGTACCTATGAACGCTTTGAGGCTGCGACTGGGGGCCAGCTGCTGACCAAGTGCCAGATCTGGTCCATTGTGCGCAAATACATGCAGAAGGAGGGCTGCGCTGGGGAG GTTGTGGTGCAGCTGAGTGAGGACCTGCTGTCCCAGGCAGTGATGATGGTGGAGAACAGCCGACCAACATTGGCCATCAACCTGACTGGAGCCCGCCAGTATTGGTTGGAGGGCATGCTGCGGCACGAGATAG GTACCCACTACCTGCGGGGCGTGAACAACGCGCGGCAGCCGTGGCACAGCGCCGAGGGCCGGCTGCAGTATGGGCTGCGGCCAGCGAACCCCACCGAGGAGGGCCTGGCCAGCCTGCACAGTGTGCTGTTCCGCAAGCAGCCCTTCCTGTGGCGCGCCGCGTTGCTCTACTACACCATCCACCGCGCCGCGCACATGTCCTTCCGCCAGCTGTTCCAGGACCTGGCGCGCTACGTGCAGGACGCCGACGTGCGCTGGGAGTACTGCGTGCGCGCCAAGCGCGGCCAGACTGACACCTCGCTGCCCG GCTGCTTCAGCAAGGATCAGGTGTACCTGGATGGCATCGTGCGCATTCTGCGGCATCGCCAGACCATCGATTTCCCGCTGCTGACCTCGCTGGGCAAG GTGTCCTATGAGGATGTAGATCACCTTCGGCCCCATGGGGTGCTGGACAAAACCCGGGTGCCCCACTTCATGCAGGACTTAGCACGCTACCGGCAGCAGCTGGAGCACATCATGACCACCAACCGGCTGGATGAGGCAGAGCTGGGCCGCCTGCTGCCTGATGACTGA